DNA from Halobaculum sp. XH14:
GTCAGACCCCAGATATCGCCGTTCCCTCGGCGATTAACCGGGGTTGGACGTCTCGAGATGGGATGTGTACCGGGTGAGTTTCCCGTCGAGAGCCGATCTGACCCGTAAGATCGACCGAATTGGGATCGGATCCGTTCGGGGGAAGATCGGCCAGATCGGGCCGAAAATGTCCAGCCCCTCCTGGCGGATCGGGCTCGCCGGCGATTTTACGGTCAGATTCGGCTCTCGTGGCCGATCTCGTATTTGACAACGATATGAAGAGTGGTGGCCGTGTCGCCGGTGACCGGTACGTCCCGGGCCCCCGGGGCACCGTTCACCGCCGGTCGACAATCACCCGATCGATGAACAACTATCAATGTGCGATCTCACCGAGTCACGGCGAGCGGTTCCCGGAGCGTCCACTCGTCGGTCGTGGGGTCGAGTCGGTGTGGTTCGGCACCCCGTTCCGCGAGGATGCCCGCGTGGTACAGCATCGCCTTCAGCTGGAAGACCGTCGGCGAGTGATAGACGTGGCCGTCCGCGAGCGTCTCGACCCTGAGGTCCCCGTCCGCGTCCAGCACGCGACCCCGGACGTCCTCGGTGCCCCGGACGAACAGCTCGACGGTGAACGTCGGATGCTGGACGTGCATCCACTCGACCAGGTCGACGAGTGACGGCTCGGCGATGCCGTCGTCGTGCATCGTCTGGAGCTCCTCGACGAGCAGTTGCGTCGCGGGGTACGCCCAGACGACGCGTCTGGTCAGCACGCCCCACTCGGGCGCGAGCTCGCAAAAGCGCGTCCGTGACCCCTGCCACTCCTCGAACGCGTACAGTGCGGCGTCGGCCGACCCGTAGCGGTCCAGCGCGAAGCGGATCACCTCCTCGCCGAGCGGCGTGAGACGTTTCCCCCGGGGCCGTTCGTCCACGAGTCCGAGGAACGCTGCCCCCGTCCGAGCGCTCTCGACCGCGCCCACGACGCGTTCGGCGAGCACCGAGTCGGTGTCGGCAGGGTGATAGCGCGCGAGCGGATACGCGAGGTAGTTCTTCGGGTGGTTCAGCCCGAACGACCTGTCGGCGACTCCCTGCGCGGTCGCCTGAAAGCGGATCGCCGTCGCGTCGTCGGAGGTTCGGTTCCCGACGACGCGCGGCACGCCGAGCGGGTCGACGGTCCCGTCGTCCGCGACGGCGAGGACGCCGACGTTGAGTTCGCGGGCGAGCGTCCGGGCCGACCCCGAGATCGCGTCGGCCGGCGCGGCGACGAACGCGGCGTTCGCCTCGTGGAGCCGGTCGTGCGCCTGGACGACGCCCCGTTCGACGTCGACGCCACCGGCGCCGGTGTGGCCCTTCGCCTCGACGGCGATCAGCGGCGGCTGCTCGCCGAAGCGCTCGACCGCGAGGAGGTCCGACTCGAGCGTTCGGACGCCGACGAGATCCGGGTAGCCCGAGCCCAGCCTGACGTGGTTGAACGGGGCGAGCTGCTCGCGGACGTCCGCTGGTATTCGCTGGTCGGGCAGCCACTCCTCCATCGCGAACTGCGTGTCCGCGACGGCGTACGCGTTCCCGTCGCCGGTCGCCGGAAAGAGGCGGCGCTTGGCGTGGGCGAGCACCCGTGGTTCCGACAGCGCCGCCGCGCCTGCCATGGTTCGGGGTTTCGGGGGTGGTACATGAAGGTTCAGGTGGAGGCGGAGCTGAGGGAGCGAGATGCGTCGTGCTGTCTCTCGGAATGCCCGTGGGACCGACGGACGAGAGCGACGGGCCACCGGCTCGATTGCCCAGACTATGGAAGCTCGTCCTGCCGGCGTGCCCACGCGAGCAGCGGGTCCAGCCGCTCGCACAGCTCCTCGCCCGAACCCGTCAGCTCGTACTCGACGCGGGGCGGGATCTCGTCGTACTGCTCGCGGGAGAGATACCCCGCCTCGACGAACTCCTCGAGCCGCGCGGACAGCGTCGAACTGCTCACGTCGCCGAACGCGTCCTCGATCTCGCCGTACCGCACCGGCCCGACCGCGCCGACGACACAGACGAGCTGCATCGCGTACGTCCGGCTGAGCAGGTCCATGACGCCGCCCAGCGGACAGTAGCACGCGGCCGGTTCCCCGGTCGATTCCGTCGGTTCCACCGGTTCGGTCGATTTCGCCGACTCAACCGACCCCGCCGACTCGTCCGACTCCGCTGATTCTACCGATTTCGCCGATTCTGGCGATTCTGCCGATTCCGTCGTTTCAGGCCGGCTCCCCGTTCGTCCCGTCATAGCTTCGTTCGAGCACACCTGGTTCGATGCTTCGGACTCGACAGTATATGTGCTTTGGATCTCGAAGTAACGGCTGCATGTCGGATTCCAGGTGCCGTTGCTGTGACCCCACGGACGCACCGACGACCGACCGTCCCGCGTCGACGGACCGCTGGCTCGACGAGCGCCCGGCGGGCGACGCGTCGCTCCCGCCCGACGTGGCCGACCGCATGAACGAGTTCTACGGGACGTCGATCGGGACGATCGACGAGTTCGTGGCCGCGACCCGCGTCGCGACGGGTGGCGGCGCGATCGCCCGCGAGGACCTCTGTCACGTCGAGGTGGAGACACCCCACGTCGCCAGGACGGCCGGGGAGCGCCACCACTTCCGGTGTTTCCTCGACGGGATCGCGCTCGCGTTCATCGCCGAGGAGCCGGTCGAGATCAGCACCGTGAGCCCCTCCGGAGCGCCGATCGAACTCGACGCGACGCCCGACGGCGACGTCGCTGCGACGCCGTCCGAGGCGGTGATGTCGCTGGGGATCGCGGCGGACGTGGCGACCGGCGACGACACGGCGTCCGTCGACGACGCAGCGACCGGTGACGATACGGCCCACGTCGACGGCGCGCCGGCCGTCGAGGCCGTCTACGGGGCCGTCTGCCCGGCCGTGAAGGCGTTCCCCTCGCGGGAGCACTACGAGGGCTGGGCGGCGGGCGTCGACGCCGCCACCGTCGGGCTCCCGCTTCCGCTCGGAGCGTCGATCGCCGCCGCCCTGACGGGGGAGCGTTGAGATGACGCCCGGTCGGACGCCGGCGTCGGACCGACCGAAGTCCCTCGCCGAGATTCGGGCGACGTACGCCGAGCAGGCCGAGTCGATCCACCGGTTCGAGCGGGTGAACCGGCTGCTTACCGGCCGGTACCGTCGCGAGCGGTTCGGGGACGTGACGGGCCGGGTGCTCGACGTCGCCTGCGGGACGGGGACGAACTTCCGCTATCTCCCGGACGGGATCGAACTCGTCGGCATCGACATCAGCCCGGAGATGCTGGCGAAGGCCGAAGAGCAGCTCGCGGCCCTCGGGATGGACGGGACGCTCCGGAACGTGGACGCGGAGGCGCTCGAGTTCGAGGACGACGGGTTCGACGCGGTGATCTCGGCGCTCTCGACCTGCACGTTCCCGGACCCCGTGGCCGCGCTCCGGGAGATGGCGCGCGTCTGTAAGCCGGACGGGACCGTTCGGCTCGTCGAACACGGCCGGAGCGACGTCGCCCCCTTCGCGCGATTCCAGGAGTGGCGTGCGGACGCCCACTACGAGCGGAACTGTTGCCGATGGACTCAGGAGCCGAGCGCGGTCGTCGCGGCCGCGGGGCTGTCCGTGCGGGATTCGAGCACCGGGCTGTTCGGCACGATCACCACGTTCGAGATCGACCCCGAGTGAGGCGTATGGACTTGCGGTCTCACGCCCGGTGGCGCTCGGACTCGATGGCGTCCCCCACGATCCGGGCGAGCTCCGACCGCGACAGCGGCTCCAGTTCGACGTGGGTCCCGTCGGCCGTGTAGAGAATGCCGGCGGTCACCTCCCGCTCGGGGAACCACTCGTTCAGGACGTGGTAGTAGACGCTCAGCTGCTTCCGGTACTCGGCCTCGGCGTGCCGACTAAGGTCGGTCTTGAAGTCGACGATCTCCGCCGAATCGGGCCGGAGGTGGACGAGGTCGACGATCCCCGAGATCGCCACGCGCTCGCCGTCGACGGTGAGCGGGAGAAACGCGTCCGCCTCGACCCGCAGTTCACCGTCGAGCGAGTCGAGGAACCGCTTCACGGTTCGCTCGTCCTCGTTGGCCGGCTCCGCGGCCTCGCCGTTCACGTACCGCTCGGCGAACTCGTGCGTTCGCGTACCGAACTCCGTCCCGCGGCCCTCCTCGACGTCCTCGAACACGTCCTCGCGCATCAGGGTGTGGGGCGTCTGCCCGATCGGCCCCTCAGGGGTGGGAACCGAGATCTGCAGCCTCGACTGGATCGTTTCCTGCCCCCGGTCCTGCTGGACGTCCGGCTCCAGCTCCTCGAGTTCGACCGGGAGCTCCTCGATGAACGTGTTGGGCGTCTCCCCGGCCGAGAGGATCAGGTGGTGCTCGGCGCGGGTCATCGCCACGTACAGCAGCCGGCGCTCCTCGTCGTAGCCGCGCGGGAGACACGTCCGAAGCACGTCCGACCGCCAGTCGTCGTACAGGTGTGGCCGCCCGTGGTCGTCCGCGTAACGCGTTCGCTGACGGAGCCCCACCGTGTCGTCGAACGTGATCGTCCCGCCGCTCCCCCCGGACGGCGGGAACCGGTGGCGGTTCATGTTGGCGAGGACGACGATCGGGTGTTCGAGCCCTTTCGCCGCGTGGATCGTCCGCACCGTCACCGAGTTCGTGCCCGCGCCGGCGTCGATCTCGTGGGTGCTGCCCGCCTCGATGCCGCGCTCGATGTACCGAACCAGCTCCCCGCGGGTCATCGTCGTCTCGTCGTGGACCGACTGGACCGTCGTCAGGAGTTCGTCGGCGGACGCGCCGTCGTAGTCGTACCGCGAGCAGACGAGGCGGGCGACGCTGCCGACGGTTTCGCGCGCGTCGAGGTCCGCCCTGAACGACGCCATGTTCTCGGGGAACTCCCCGGTCTCGAGGACGTGCCGGATCTCGTCCAGCGCGTAGCCCGCCTCCTCGAGGACGACCGCCCAGCCGCGGTCGGCGTCCGACTCGAGGATCCGCAGCCACGCGAGGAGGAGCTTCGCGGGGTCCGACCGGAACAGTTCGATGCCGCCCTCGTAGGCCAGGGGAACCCCGTACTCGTCGGCGGCCGAGAGCAGGTCCCTGCCGAACTCCCGCGTCCGGGTGAGCACCGCGACGTCGCCGTACTCGGGTGGTCGACGTTCGCCGTCGTCCTCGACCCGGTACGCCTCGTTCCCGACCAGCTCCTGGAGCTTCGTCAGGACCGCCTCGTGTTCGTCCTCGTGGCGGATCGCCTCGATCCGGGAGTGGTCGTGGTCCGTGTCCGCCGACAGCGAGACGACCCGCTCGCGGACCGCGTCGACGTCGACCTCGTCCGTACTCGCCGCGGGCGTCAGGAGGCTCTCCTCGGAGAAGTCGAGGATGGACTGGGTCGAGCGGTAGTTCTCGACCAGTTCGACCTCGGTGATCGGGCCGGTCGGCCACGAGACCCGCTCATGGTCGTCGTTCAGCTCTCCGACGAACCGGTCCAGCCGGGACTCGAAGTCGGTGATGTTCTCGACGGCGGCGTACTGGAACGAGTAGATGCTCTGCTTCCAGTCGCCGACGACACAGACGTTGTCGGTGCCCGCGAGCAGGAGCGCGAGCTTGAACTGGATCTCGCTCGTGTCCTGGAACTCGTCGACCATCACGTACTCGAACTCGACCGCCTCCCGGAGCCGGTGGTCCTCACACAGCAGGACGAACGCGAGGAGCTGGAGGAAGCTGAAGTTCAGGTAGTTCCGACCCAGCGCGAACGCCAGGTACTCGTGGTAGACGTCGTGGACGAACGATGTGAGCCCCTCCCGGTCCTCCTCGAACGCGCGCCGTGCGACGTCATCGGGAACCCGTTTCGTCCCCTCCCCGCGGAGTTCCGACCGGTCGGGGGCATCGGGGAGGTAGCATCTGTCCCGCCCGTACCGGCCGAGTCGCTCGCGGAGACGCGACTGCTTGCTACCCCCGTTCCGCGGCCGATTCAGCTCGTCGAACGCCTCCCTGAACGCATCGAACTCGCCCTCGAGGTGTCGCTCGCCGTTCCGGTACCAGCCGTCGCCCGTGGGGAACACGCCCTTGGCCGCGAGCCGTTTGAGCAGGTCGAGGAGTTCGGTCGGGTCCGCGACCGCCCGGAAGAACTCGTCGTACTCGGGGTGGTCCTCGCTGAACCCGCGGACGAACTCCCGGAAGCGCTCGGCCTCGACGGTCTCGTCCTCGAGGAGACGCGTCGAACGGGTGACGCGGTCGTCGATGTCCAGCAGCGTCGGCGCCGCGAAGCCGTGCTCCACGAGGAGGTCGTGACAGAGGCTGTGGAACGTCTGGATGGGGGCGTCCGAGAGGGTACGCATGCCGTACTCGGAGCGGGAGACGATGCGCTCTCTCATCTCGGTCGCCGCGCCGTCCGTGAACGTCACGAGGAGGACGTCCTCGGGGTCGACCGCGTCCCGTGAGACGACGTTCGCGTACCGGCGCGTCACGGTGAACGTCTTCCCCGTCCCGGCGCCGGCGTCGACGACGTGGATCCCCTCCGTGCTCTCGATGAGCCGTCGCTGCCGGTCGTTCGGTTCGGTCATCGCGTCCACCCCTCGAGGATGCAGTCGCGGTGGTCGACGTAGCGGTAGTTCGGCTCGCCGCCGGGTCCCTCGACGGGGAAGCGCTCCGCGCCCGCCCGCCGCGCGTTCACCTCCGCCAGCCGCTCGTCGACGAACGCCTCGAACGCGTCCAGGTCGTCGCTGAAGTAGTTCCGCTCCCGGATGCGGCGGAGGTGACGCAGCGCCTGCGTACAGCCGTTCTCGACGTACCTGTACTCGCCCACCGCCGCCCGCATCCGGTCGATGAGCGCCCGGCCCAGCGACGACGCGAGGAGGTCGTCGCTGTCGTCCGCCTCCGGGAACTCGTGGTCCCGGAGAACCGCCTCGTAGGCGTCGTACTCGACCTGTTCGAACGTCTTCCGGCAGTCGCCAGCGGCGTCCTCCCGGAGCTCCGTGAACACCTCCCGTCCGGCGACGTGCTCCGCGAACGGCGTCGGGTGGTACGTCACGGTCGTGAGACAGTCCTCGAGGTCGGCCTCGCCGCGGAGGACGTCCTCCAGCGTCTCCAGGAAGTGGAAGAACGTGAACTGCAGGCGCTCGTCGGGGCGATCGGCCCTGTGGTGGGTGAGATACAGCAGCGCCTGGAAGTTCGGCCGGTCGCTCGGCGGGTCGAGCGCGGAGCGTTTGACCACCGACGTCGGCGACGACTTCGCCCCGCTCTTGTAATCGATGAGGTGGTCACGCCCGTGCACGAGGTCGATCTTCCCCTTCAGGCCGAGGTCGTCGTTCTCGAACCAGCGTTCCGCGTGGGGAGCGTCCACCGCGCGGTCGTAGTACTCCGCGAAGAAGTTGCGCCCCCGGCCGCCGTCGGCCGTCACGAACGCCTCGCCCTCCGGCGGGTTCGCCTCGAGGAACTCGACGATGGTCTCCAGTCCGACCCGGTACTTCGTCCGGCGCACCTCGCGGTCGATCTCGCGCAGGAACGGGTCGACCTCCTTCAGGATGACGTCCGCGACCTCGTCGAGGTCCGCGTCCGCGACGGCGTCGGGATGGGCGACGGCGAACTCCGCGAAGTCGTGGAACAGGTTCCCCTCCGCGAAGTAGTCCCGGTCGGGGCCGTCGACGAGGCGGCCAAAGAGG
Protein-coding regions in this window:
- the merB gene encoding organomercurial lyase, with product MSDSRCRCCDPTDAPTTDRPASTDRWLDERPAGDASLPPDVADRMNEFYGTSIGTIDEFVAATRVATGGGAIAREDLCHVEVETPHVARTAGERHHFRCFLDGIALAFIAEEPVEISTVSPSGAPIELDATPDGDVAATPSEAVMSLGIAADVATGDDTASVDDAATGDDTAHVDGAPAVEAVYGAVCPAVKAFPSREHYEGWAAGVDAATVGLPLPLGASIAAALTGER
- a CDS encoding winged helix-turn-helix transcriptional regulator — protein: MDLLSRTYAMQLVCVVGAVGPVRYGEIEDAFGDVSSSTLSARLEEFVEAGYLSREQYDEIPPRVEYELTGSGEELCERLDPLLAWARRQDELP
- a CDS encoding UvrD-helicase domain-containing protein; translation: MTEPNDRQRRLIESTEGIHVVDAGAGTGKTFTVTRRYANVVSRDAVDPEDVLLVTFTDGAATEMRERIVSRSEYGMRTLSDAPIQTFHSLCHDLLVEHGFAAPTLLDIDDRVTRSTRLLEDETVEAERFREFVRGFSEDHPEYDEFFRAVADPTELLDLLKRLAAKGVFPTGDGWYRNGERHLEGEFDAFREAFDELNRPRNGGSKQSRLRERLGRYGRDRCYLPDAPDRSELRGEGTKRVPDDVARRAFEEDREGLTSFVHDVYHEYLAFALGRNYLNFSFLQLLAFVLLCEDHRLREAVEFEYVMVDEFQDTSEIQFKLALLLAGTDNVCVVGDWKQSIYSFQYAAVENITDFESRLDRFVGELNDDHERVSWPTGPITEVELVENYRSTQSILDFSEESLLTPAASTDEVDVDAVRERVVSLSADTDHDHSRIEAIRHEDEHEAVLTKLQELVGNEAYRVEDDGERRPPEYGDVAVLTRTREFGRDLLSAADEYGVPLAYEGGIELFRSDPAKLLLAWLRILESDADRGWAVVLEEAGYALDEIRHVLETGEFPENMASFRADLDARETVGSVARLVCSRYDYDGASADELLTTVQSVHDETTMTRGELVRYIERGIEAGSTHEIDAGAGTNSVTVRTIHAAKGLEHPIVVLANMNRHRFPPSGGSGGTITFDDTVGLRQRTRYADDHGRPHLYDDWRSDVLRTCLPRGYDEERRLLYVAMTRAEHHLILSAGETPNTFIEELPVELEELEPDVQQDRGQETIQSRLQISVPTPEGPIGQTPHTLMREDVFEDVEEGRGTEFGTRTHEFAERYVNGEAAEPANEDERTVKRFLDSLDGELRVEADAFLPLTVDGERVAISGIVDLVHLRPDSAEIVDFKTDLSRHAEAEYRKQLSVYYHVLNEWFPEREVTAGILYTADGTHVELEPLSRSELARIVGDAIESERHRA
- a CDS encoding class I SAM-dependent methyltransferase, yielding MTPGRTPASDRPKSLAEIRATYAEQAESIHRFERVNRLLTGRYRRERFGDVTGRVLDVACGTGTNFRYLPDGIELVGIDISPEMLAKAEEQLAALGMDGTLRNVDAEALEFEDDGFDAVISALSTCTFPDPVAALREMARVCKPDGTVRLVEHGRSDVAPFARFQEWRADAHYERNCCRWTQEPSAVVAAAGLSVRDSSTGLFGTITTFEIDPE